From Myxococcales bacterium, the proteins below share one genomic window:
- a CDS encoding slipin family protein, translating to MFANPLLVLVAFIVFYLISCVKVLREYERGVIFRLGRLLPRPKGPGIIFVFKPVDKIVRVSLRLVALDVPPQDIITKDNVSVQVNAVIYFRVMDPNKAITEVENYGFATSQMAQTTLRSVVGERELDELLSDRETINDQLQDILDKQTDPWGIKVSNVEIKHVDLTEELKRAMARQAEAERERRAKIIGAEAEFQAATKLVEAAKMMEDHPMALQMRYLQTLSEIATENNSTTLFPIPMDLIKPFLGK from the coding sequence GGTCGCATTTATCGTATTCTATCTTATATCGTGCGTAAAAGTGCTTAGGGAATACGAACGCGGCGTCATATTCCGCTTGGGCAGGTTGCTGCCAAGACCCAAAGGGCCCGGCATCATCTTCGTCTTCAAGCCCGTGGACAAGATAGTGCGCGTCAGCTTGCGCCTGGTCGCTCTCGACGTCCCTCCACAGGACATCATAACGAAGGACAACGTCTCAGTTCAGGTCAATGCCGTGATATATTTTCGCGTGATGGATCCGAACAAGGCGATAACAGAGGTGGAAAACTACGGATTCGCTACGAGCCAGATGGCGCAGACCACCCTTCGAAGCGTAGTGGGCGAAAGAGAACTCGATGAACTTCTCTCCGATAGAGAGACGATCAACGATCAGCTTCAGGACATCCTCGACAAGCAGACCGATCCATGGGGGATCAAGGTGTCAAACGTCGAAATCAAGCACGTTGACCTTACCGAGGAGCTGAAGCGCGCGATGGCACGCCAGGCCGAGGCGGAACGTGAACGACGCGCTAAGATAATCGGCGCAGAGGCGGAGTTTCAGGCTGCGACAAAGCTCGTCGAAGCGGCAAAGATGATGGAGGATCACCCGATGGCGCTTCAGATGCGCTACCTGCAGACACTTTCGGAGATAGCCACGGAAAACAACTCGACCACGCTCTTCCCGATTCCGATGGATCTAATAAAACCGTTTTTGGGGAAATAA
- the gpmA gene encoding 2,3-diphosphoglycerate-dependent phosphoglycerate mutase has translation MYKVVLLRHGESLWNKENRFTGWTDIDLSEKGLVEAKSAGETLKKEGFEFDVAFTSVLKRAIRTLWITLDGMDLMWIPVFRSWRLNERHYGALQGLNKAETAAKHGEEQVLIWRRSYDIPPPALEMDDPRYPGRDRRYSSLSEAELPKTECLRDTVERFLPYWHGEIAPAIKSGKRVLIAAHGNSLRALVKHLDGISDEAILKLNIPTGIPLVYELDKNLKPVKNYYLGDPDAVTKAMASVANQGKAK, from the coding sequence ATGTACAAAGTAGTTTTACTGAGGCACGGCGAAAGCTTGTGGAACAAGGAAAACAGGTTCACCGGATGGACGGACATAGACCTTTCGGAAAAGGGACTCGTCGAAGCGAAGAGCGCCGGTGAAACTTTGAAGAAAGAGGGGTTCGAATTCGACGTCGCCTTCACATCCGTCCTGAAGCGCGCGATACGCACCCTCTGGATCACGCTCGACGGCATGGATCTGATGTGGATTCCGGTCTTCCGCTCATGGCGTCTCAACGAACGCCACTACGGTGCCTTGCAGGGGCTCAACAAGGCGGAGACTGCGGCCAAACACGGGGAAGAACAGGTCCTGATATGGCGCCGCAGCTACGACATTCCGCCGCCGGCCCTTGAAATGGATGACCCGCGCTATCCGGGACGCGATCGTAGGTACTCTTCGCTTTCGGAGGCGGAACTTCCTAAGACCGAATGCCTCAGGGATACTGTGGAGAGATTTCTCCCATACTGGCATGGCGAAATCGCCCCTGCGATCAAGTCCGGAAAACGGGTTCTCATCGCTGCGCACGGCAACAGCCTGCGCGCGCTGGTCAAGCATTTGGATGGAATTTCGGACGAAGCGATACTGAAGCTCAATATTCCAACAGGGATTCCGCTCGTCTATGAGCTCGATAAAAATCTAAAACCGGTAAAAAACTATTACCTCGGCGACCCCGATGCCGTGACCAAGGCGATGGCCTCGGTGGCAAACCAGGGAAAGGCAAAATAG
- a CDS encoding DUF1846 domain-containing protein: MNVKRGFDNKRYLIEQSRAILERVERFKDKLYLELGGKVLFDYHAARVLPGFDPNVKMRLLQKLKDKIDVILCIYAGDIEKKKVRADFGITYDVDALKTIDDFKGWGIAISAVVITRFENQPSAIAFKNKLQHRGIRVYTHGFTNGYPYDVDTIVSQDGYGRNQYIETSKPIVVITGPGPGSGKLATCLSQMYHDHMRGVKSGYAKFETFPIWNLPLKHPVNVAYEAATAELGDVNVIDHFHLDAYDEKTVNYNRDVDAFPLLKRIIEKITGGVEYYKSPTDMGVNKAGFGITDDEIVSEAAKQEVIRRCFRYQCEYTMGLVDRESVQRVEKLMENLGIKLEDRKVVGDARRAAHECRLKGKGNENVFCGAAIELPDGSIITGKNSSLMHASSSLILNSVKHLAKIPDNMHLLPPSIIESIRRFRKDVLNKKMVSLNLEETLIALCISAATNPAAEIAVEKLKDLRDCEVHLTHLPTPGDEAGLRKLRLNITCDPNFSTKDLFVC; this comes from the coding sequence ATGAATGTCAAAAGAGGTTTCGACAACAAGAGATATCTGATCGAGCAGTCTCGCGCGATACTCGAAAGGGTGGAGAGGTTCAAAGATAAGCTCTATCTGGAACTCGGAGGGAAGGTTCTCTTCGATTATCATGCGGCGCGAGTCCTGCCCGGATTCGATCCCAATGTCAAAATGCGGCTTCTCCAGAAACTCAAGGATAAGATAGATGTGATACTGTGCATCTATGCCGGCGATATCGAAAAAAAGAAGGTGCGCGCCGATTTCGGAATCACCTATGATGTAGATGCGCTGAAGACGATCGATGATTTCAAGGGGTGGGGCATAGCTATTTCCGCAGTCGTGATAACGAGGTTCGAAAATCAGCCCTCCGCCATAGCTTTTAAAAACAAGCTGCAGCATCGCGGCATCAGGGTGTACACGCACGGCTTTACCAACGGTTATCCTTATGACGTAGATACGATCGTCAGCCAGGATGGGTACGGCAGAAATCAGTATATCGAGACCTCGAAGCCTATCGTGGTCATAACCGGCCCCGGCCCTGGAAGCGGCAAGCTCGCCACATGCTTAAGCCAGATGTATCACGACCATATGCGCGGGGTGAAATCAGGCTACGCCAAGTTCGAGACCTTTCCGATATGGAATCTTCCGTTGAAGCATCCCGTAAATGTCGCCTACGAGGCTGCAACTGCGGAACTCGGGGATGTGAATGTGATTGATCACTTTCATCTGGATGCGTACGACGAAAAGACGGTAAATTATAACCGCGATGTCGACGCCTTTCCGCTTCTCAAGCGAATAATCGAGAAGATCACCGGAGGGGTAGAATATTACAAATCTCCGACAGACATGGGAGTCAATAAGGCCGGCTTCGGAATTACAGATGATGAGATAGTGAGCGAGGCCGCGAAGCAGGAAGTCATTCGCCGGTGTTTCAGATATCAGTGCGAGTACACGATGGGGCTGGTCGACAGGGAGAGTGTACAGAGGGTTGAGAAGCTGATGGAAAACCTCGGTATAAAGCTGGAGGATAGGAAGGTCGTGGGTGATGCGAGGCGTGCGGCCCACGAATGCCGGTTGAAGGGAAAGGGAAACGAGAACGTCTTCTGCGGAGCGGCCATAGAGCTTCCGGATGGCTCAATAATAACGGGCAAGAATTCCTCCCTGATGCACGCGTCGTCGAGTCTCATTCTGAATTCGGTTAAACATCTGGCGAAAATTCCGGACAATATGCATCTGCTTCCTCCGTCGATAATCGAGTCAATCAGAAGGTTCAGAAAAGACGTCTTGAACAAAAAAATGGTAAGCCTCAATCTGGAAGAGACTCTGATAGCCCTTTGCATAAGCGCAGCGACGAATCCGGCCGCAGAGATAGCCGTGGAAAAGTTGAAGGATCTGAGAGACTGCGAGGTTCACCTCACACATCTTCCGACGCCAGGCGATGAGGCCGGGCTCAGGAAGCTCAGGCTCAACATCACCTGCGATCCAAACTTCAGCACGAAGGATCTTTTTGTCTGCTGA
- a CDS encoding Glu/Leu/Phe/Val dehydrogenase: protein MNAFENALTQFDQAAEKLKLTKDQVAMIKEPRKVVEVALPVRMDNGSIQVFKGYRVQHNIARGPAKGGVRFHPDVNIDEVKALSFWMTYKCAAVNVPFGGGKGGVICDPLKLSTGELERLARRYFADMIEIFGPDKDVPAPDVGTNAQVMAWFVDTYSMHAGAYCPAVVTGKPLEIGGSAGRAEATAQGIVHTIVSAAKHLNIDLKKSTVAVQGFGNVGSNSAKILYNEGCKIVGISDVTGTYTNENGFDIPAVFEYIKGKKLLSGLEKVVKCSKVDDTKKLLEMEVDILVPAALENQINSTNAKNIRAKMIAEGANGPVTPDADPILEKLGVFVIPDILCNSGGVAVSYLEWVQNRMGYYWNNEYVQNDLSKMMTGAFKSVLDTSIEHKVNMRIAAFMVAIQRVVKASELRGLYA from the coding sequence ATGAACGCATTCGAAAACGCACTGACGCAGTTTGATCAGGCCGCTGAAAAGCTAAAGCTCACCAAGGATCAGGTCGCCATGATCAAAGAGCCGCGCAAGGTAGTGGAGGTTGCGCTTCCGGTGCGAATGGATAATGGCAGCATACAGGTTTTCAAAGGGTACCGCGTGCAGCATAATATCGCGCGAGGTCCTGCCAAAGGCGGAGTCAGGTTTCATCCCGACGTCAATATCGATGAAGTGAAGGCGCTCTCGTTCTGGATGACCTATAAATGCGCTGCGGTAAATGTCCCGTTCGGGGGCGGCAAAGGCGGAGTCATATGCGATCCGTTAAAACTTTCAACCGGAGAACTTGAGAGGCTCGCACGCAGATATTTCGCCGATATGATAGAAATCTTCGGCCCGGACAAGGACGTACCCGCTCCGGATGTAGGCACGAATGCCCAAGTCATGGCGTGGTTCGTCGATACCTATTCGATGCATGCCGGCGCTTATTGCCCTGCAGTCGTCACAGGCAAGCCGCTGGAAATCGGCGGTTCCGCTGGAAGAGCCGAGGCTACAGCGCAGGGAATAGTCCACACCATAGTCAGCGCCGCCAAACACCTGAACATAGATCTCAAAAAGAGCACCGTCGCAGTTCAGGGCTTTGGGAACGTAGGCTCCAACTCCGCCAAGATACTCTATAATGAGGGATGTAAGATCGTAGGCATCTCCGATGTGACCGGAACCTACACAAATGAAAACGGCTTCGATATCCCGGCGGTCTTCGAATACATAAAGGGTAAAAAGCTGCTCTCCGGACTCGAAAAGGTCGTGAAATGCTCAAAGGTGGACGACACTAAGAAACTGCTTGAGATGGAGGTCGACATTCTTGTTCCGGCCGCGCTCGAAAACCAGATCAACTCTACCAACGCCAAGAATATCAGGGCGAAGATGATCGCAGAAGGCGCAAACGGACCGGTCACACCGGATGCCGATCCGATTCTCGAAAAGCTTGGCGTCTTCGTCATACCGGATATCCTCTGCAACTCCGGCGGCGTGGCGGTTTCCTACCTGGAATGGGTGCAAAACAGGATGGGGTATTACTGGAACAACGAATACGTGCAGAACGATCTCTCCAAGATGATGACGGGTGCTTTTAAATCCGTTCTCGACACATCGATAGAGCACAAGGTCAATATGCGCATCGCGGCATTCATGGTCGCAATTCAGAGGGTGGTCAAGGCGTCGGAGCTGCGCGGGCTATACGCGTAA
- the recR gene encoding recombination protein RecR: MLPIDRLVHELSKLPGIGERTATRLAFFILKEPYEYARSLASAIADVKERVRLCSRCMNITESDPCGICVSPSRDDSSICVVEEPSDMLAVERTRAFRGRYHILHGALSPLDGIGPEDIKIAELLRRLEDGCAKEVIIATNANVEGEATALYISRLLKPTGIKVTRLASGIPVGGDLEYVDPSTINRAFEERRPI; this comes from the coding sequence TGCCGATAGACAGATTGGTTCACGAGCTTTCAAAACTTCCCGGGATAGGCGAACGTACGGCGACGCGCCTTGCCTTCTTCATCCTGAAGGAGCCCTACGAATACGCGCGTTCCCTGGCAAGCGCTATAGCCGATGTGAAGGAGCGCGTCAGGCTTTGTTCACGCTGCATGAATATCACGGAGTCCGATCCATGCGGCATTTGCGTCAGCCCCTCGCGCGATGACTCATCGATATGCGTGGTCGAGGAACCCTCCGATATGCTGGCGGTTGAGCGTACGCGCGCATTCCGCGGCCGTTATCACATCTTACACGGGGCACTCTCTCCGCTGGATGGCATCGGGCCGGAGGATATCAAGATCGCAGAGCTTCTCCGAAGGCTTGAAGACGGCTGTGCGAAAGAGGTGATCATCGCGACCAATGCGAATGTCGAAGGGGAGGCGACGGCGCTCTATATTTCCAGGCTCCTGAAGCCGACAGGGATAAAGGTGACGAGGCTCGCCAGCGGGATACCGGTCGGCGGCGACCTGGAGTATGTGGATCCCTCCACAATAAATCGCGCCTTCGAGGAGAGGAGGCCGATATAG